In Marisediminicola antarctica, one DNA window encodes the following:
- a CDS encoding ATP-dependent DNA ligase, with translation MSRAEATPSAPTIVTVDGRRIRLTNLDKILYPETGTTKADVLDYYARVADVLIAHAANRPVTRKRWVHGVGTQEHPEPSFFQKNLDASTPDWVPRTAIAHRERVIEYPLVNDRATLTWLAQSAALELHVPQWRFGRTGLLRRPDRLVLDLDPGEGAGLAECAEVARLARLILTGMGLDPMPVTSGSKGIHLYAALDGSQDPEAVSRVARELARALESDHPDLIVSDMKKALRGGKVLVDWSQNNQNKTTITPYSLRGRRRPTVAAPRTWRELSSPRLAQLDYREVLDRLSRVGDPLARLSEGHLAALEPTSTRMAHFEMSAESKDRLEKYRSMRDRAKTPEPVPGPDTAATAEDGSSFVIQEHHARRLHFDFRLEHDGVLVSWALPKGLPADPRKNHLAVQTEDHPLEYGTFEGIIPAGEYGAGEVTIWDAGTYELEKWREGKEVIVIVHGEKRGTRKYALIHTGDNKWLIHLMDPHRSGPMAGGPGTDARASSASESGTPRPAVAPMLATLGTLADVKERDDDWAIEMKWDGIRAIATLGPDAVTFTSRNRNDLTGSYPDLAEIREAVDDSLLERGPAVLDGEIVVFNSRGRPDFSLLQTRMNLSGADARTAAARHPARFVVFDLLEANGGSLVRQPWSDRRALLEHGVTARGPLEVSPVFDGDADAAIAASSELGLEGIVAKKRDGTYAAGRRSRSWIKVKNSRTQEVVIGGWRAGRGRRAGTVGSLLLGVPGDGLLHYVGRVGSGFSDRALDNLAARFHGLERQESPFDDVPRADESDAHWLAPTLVGEVEFAEWTSTGRLRHPAWRGWRPDKNAADVVRETT, from the coding sequence ATGTCCCGAGCAGAAGCCACCCCGTCGGCGCCGACGATCGTCACCGTCGACGGCCGCCGCATCCGCCTCACCAACCTCGACAAGATCCTCTACCCGGAGACCGGCACGACGAAGGCCGACGTACTCGACTACTACGCGAGGGTCGCCGACGTACTCATCGCCCACGCGGCGAATCGTCCAGTGACGCGCAAGCGCTGGGTGCATGGGGTCGGCACCCAGGAGCATCCGGAACCCTCGTTCTTTCAGAAGAACCTTGACGCCAGCACTCCCGACTGGGTGCCGCGCACAGCGATAGCGCACCGCGAACGTGTGATTGAGTATCCGCTGGTCAACGACCGGGCGACCCTCACCTGGCTGGCCCAGTCCGCCGCCCTCGAGCTGCACGTTCCGCAGTGGCGGTTCGGCAGGACCGGGCTCCTCCGCCGCCCCGACCGGCTCGTGCTCGATCTGGACCCCGGTGAGGGCGCCGGGCTGGCGGAGTGCGCCGAGGTCGCTCGTCTTGCGCGGCTGATCCTCACCGGGATGGGGCTCGATCCGATGCCGGTCACGAGCGGAAGCAAGGGCATCCACCTCTACGCCGCGCTCGACGGCAGCCAGGACCCCGAAGCTGTGTCGCGGGTCGCGCGCGAATTGGCCCGCGCTCTCGAGTCCGACCACCCCGACCTCATCGTGAGCGACATGAAGAAGGCGTTGCGGGGCGGCAAGGTGCTCGTCGACTGGAGCCAGAACAACCAGAACAAGACCACCATCACTCCGTACTCCCTGAGAGGGCGCCGACGGCCGACGGTCGCGGCCCCGCGAACCTGGCGCGAGCTCTCCTCACCGAGGCTCGCCCAGCTCGACTACCGCGAGGTGCTCGACCGGCTCTCACGTGTCGGGGACCCGCTCGCCCGCCTGAGCGAGGGCCACCTGGCGGCGCTCGAGCCGACGTCGACGAGGATGGCGCACTTCGAGATGTCCGCCGAATCGAAGGACCGGCTCGAGAAGTACCGGAGCATGCGCGACCGGGCGAAGACGCCGGAGCCCGTGCCGGGGCCCGACACCGCCGCGACGGCCGAGGACGGCTCGAGCTTCGTGATCCAGGAACACCACGCCCGCCGCCTGCATTTCGACTTCCGGCTCGAGCACGACGGGGTGCTCGTGAGCTGGGCGCTCCCCAAGGGGCTGCCCGCCGATCCGCGCAAGAACCACCTCGCCGTCCAGACCGAGGATCACCCGCTCGAATACGGCACCTTCGAGGGGATCATCCCCGCGGGCGAGTATGGGGCTGGGGAGGTCACGATCTGGGACGCGGGAACCTACGAACTCGAGAAGTGGCGCGAGGGAAAGGAGGTCATCGTCATCGTGCACGGCGAGAAACGCGGCACCAGAAAGTACGCGCTCATCCACACTGGCGACAACAAGTGGCTCATCCACCTCATGGATCCCCATCGCTCGGGGCCCATGGCCGGCGGGCCGGGAACGGATGCCCGCGCGTCGAGCGCGTCGGAATCCGGGACGCCACGCCCGGCCGTCGCGCCGATGCTAGCCACGCTCGGTACCCTCGCCGACGTCAAGGAGCGCGACGACGACTGGGCGATCGAGATGAAGTGGGACGGCATCCGCGCGATCGCCACTCTGGGGCCGGATGCCGTGACATTCACCAGTCGCAACCGCAATGACCTGACCGGGAGCTACCCCGACCTCGCCGAGATCCGCGAGGCGGTGGACGACTCGCTCCTCGAGCGGGGCCCGGCGGTGCTCGACGGTGAGATCGTCGTGTTCAATTCCCGGGGCCGTCCCGACTTCAGCCTCCTGCAGACCCGGATGAACCTCAGCGGCGCCGACGCGAGGACCGCGGCAGCGCGGCATCCGGCCCGCTTCGTCGTGTTCGACCTGCTCGAGGCGAACGGCGGGTCCCTCGTCCGGCAACCCTGGTCCGATCGCCGGGCGCTGCTCGAGCACGGTGTCACCGCGCGCGGTCCGCTCGAGGTGTCGCCCGTGTTCGACGGAGATGCCGATGCGGCCATCGCCGCGAGCAGCGAGCTGGGCCTCGAGGGCATCGTCGCCAAGAAACGCGATGGGACCTACGCTGCGGGACGACGCTCCCGCAGCTGGATCAAGGTGAAGAACAGCCGCACCCAGGAGGTCGTCATCGGCGGGTGGCGTGCCGGCCGGGGGCGCCGGGCGGGCACGGTCGGCTCGCTTCTGCTCGGGGTGCCCGGCGACGGCCTCCTCCACTACGTCGGGCGTGTCGGAAGCGGATTCAGCGACCGCGCCCTCGACAACCTCGCCGCCCGCTTCCACGGGCTGGAACGACAGGAGTCCCCATTCGACGACGTGCCGAGAGCCGACGAGTCCGACGCGCACTGGCTCGCCCCCACACTCGTCGGAGAGGTAGAGTTCGCCGAGTGGACGTCGACAGGACGCCTTCGTCATCCCGCCTGGCGCGGATGGAGACCAGACAAGAACGCGGCCGACGTCGTGCGGGAAACCACGTGA
- a CDS encoding AlkA N-terminal domain-containing protein has translation MSFSAAVGPSDPLFASRYAAVSSRDARFDGQFITGVRSTGIYCRPSCPALTPKASNVTFYRTAAAAHEAGLRACKRCQPDAVPGSPEWNSRDDLASRAMRLIADGTVDRGGVPGLAKTLGYTPRHLTRVLVQELGAGPLALARAHRAQTARTLLAATDLPIADIAFAAGFSSVRQFNETIAAVYERTPTQLRTPALRTPAPNQTPQGGATAVSLRLPARPPFDGEGLLRFFADHAIAGVESGGATHYARRVRLPRGTATIELGLDRGHTGRSVVTCAARLDNVADLSTLVARVRRLFDLDADSAAIDEALSRDPALASSVARNPGVRLPGSLDAEETLFRTLIGQQVSVAAARTVLARICLDLCGASGLFPTATQLAEEGRRVLRGPAPRVAAIIGVAEALANGSLVIDVGMPASELTARLVAMPGIGPWTAGYVALRVLGNPDVLISGDLVMLKSAAHLGLPATRSGLAAHGERWAPWRSYAGMHLWRSANR, from the coding sequence GGTCCATCCGATCCACTCTTCGCCTCGAGATACGCGGCGGTGTCGAGCCGCGATGCCCGCTTCGATGGCCAATTCATCACCGGGGTTCGCTCAACCGGAATCTACTGCCGCCCCAGCTGCCCCGCACTCACCCCCAAGGCGAGCAACGTCACCTTCTACCGCACCGCGGCCGCGGCCCACGAGGCGGGCCTGCGGGCATGCAAGCGATGCCAGCCCGATGCCGTGCCCGGTTCCCCGGAGTGGAACTCGCGTGACGACCTCGCGTCGCGCGCGATGCGATTGATCGCGGACGGCACGGTGGATCGGGGCGGAGTGCCGGGACTCGCAAAGACCCTGGGCTACACGCCGCGCCACCTGACCCGGGTGCTCGTACAGGAGCTCGGGGCCGGCCCCCTCGCCCTCGCGCGCGCCCACCGGGCGCAGACGGCGAGGACACTGCTGGCGGCGACCGACCTGCCGATCGCCGATATCGCCTTCGCCGCCGGATTCTCGAGCGTGCGCCAGTTCAACGAGACGATCGCCGCCGTCTACGAACGCACCCCGACCCAACTCCGCACCCCCGCGCTCCGCACCCCCGCACCGAACCAAACGCCCCAGGGAGGGGCGACGGCCGTCAGCCTGCGCCTTCCCGCGCGCCCGCCGTTCGATGGCGAGGGCCTCCTGCGCTTCTTCGCCGATCACGCGATCGCGGGGGTGGAATCGGGAGGGGCCACGCACTACGCCCGACGCGTGCGCCTTCCTCGCGGCACCGCGACAATCGAGCTCGGACTTGATCGGGGGCACACCGGGAGGAGCGTCGTCACCTGCGCCGCCCGGCTCGACAACGTCGCCGACCTCTCGACCCTCGTCGCGCGTGTGCGGCGCCTGTTCGACCTCGATGCAGACTCGGCGGCAATCGACGAGGCCCTGTCCCGAGACCCGGCGCTTGCCTCCTCGGTGGCCCGCAACCCCGGCGTGCGCCTGCCTGGCAGCCTCGACGCGGAGGAGACCCTGTTCCGCACGCTCATCGGCCAGCAGGTCTCGGTGGCTGCCGCCCGCACTGTGCTCGCGCGAATCTGCCTCGATCTGTGCGGCGCCAGCGGGCTGTTTCCCACCGCGACCCAGCTGGCCGAGGAGGGCAGGCGAGTCCTGCGCGGCCCGGCCCCGAGGGTCGCGGCGATCATCGGGGTGGCCGAGGCCCTGGCAAACGGATCGCTCGTCATCGATGTGGGGATGCCGGCGAGCGAGCTGACCGCGAGGCTGGTCGCGATGCCCGGTATCGGTCCGTGGACCGCCGGTTATGTCGCACTGCGCGTTCTCGGCAATCCGGACGTGCTCATCAGCGGTGACCTCGTGATGCTGAAGAGCGCCGCCCACCTCGGACTCCCGGCAACGCGGTCCGGACTCGCCGCGCACGGCGAGCGCTGGGCCCCCTGGCGCAGCTACGCCGGCATGCACCTGTGGCGGTCGGCGAACCGCTGA
- a CDS encoding glycosyltransferase family 2 protein, protein MTRISVVVPVKNDARELDLCLLAITGQTISALEIIVVDNDSSDDSALVARRHGAIVIPERKRGIWAAAATGFDHASGDVIARCDADSRPDDDWLERIAIELDAHPEAVAITGPGRFYELGPVRRVLADIFYMRAYFVLAHGALAHRPLFGSNFAIRTDVWRDVSARVHRDDPDVHDDFDLSYHLDPCSTVLVDRRLQVGISSRPFSGAASMLVRTRRAMHTVAVHGVGEHPIHRWRRRLVRSVRP, encoded by the coding sequence GTGACAAGAATCAGCGTCGTTGTGCCTGTCAAGAACGACGCACGAGAGCTTGACCTCTGCCTGTTGGCCATCACTGGCCAAACTATCTCCGCACTCGAGATCATCGTGGTAGACAACGACAGCTCCGACGACAGCGCCCTGGTCGCCCGGCGGCACGGAGCGATCGTGATTCCGGAACGAAAAAGGGGTATTTGGGCCGCCGCCGCGACCGGGTTCGACCACGCGAGCGGCGACGTGATCGCCCGCTGCGACGCCGACTCCCGACCCGACGACGACTGGCTGGAGCGCATCGCGATCGAACTCGACGCGCATCCGGAGGCCGTGGCCATCACCGGCCCTGGCCGTTTCTACGAGCTGGGACCCGTGCGCCGCGTGCTTGCCGACATCTTCTACATGCGCGCCTACTTCGTGTTGGCGCACGGCGCCCTCGCCCATCGTCCGCTGTTCGGGTCGAATTTCGCTATCAGGACCGACGTCTGGCGCGACGTGTCTGCCCGAGTGCACCGCGACGACCCCGATGTTCACGACGACTTCGACCTGAGCTACCACCTCGATCCGTGCTCGACCGTGCTCGTGGACCGGCGGCTCCAGGTGGGGATCTCGTCCCGCCCGTTCTCCGGAGCTGCATCGATGCTCGTCCGCACGAGGCGGGCGATGCACACCGTCGCCGTGCACGGCGTTGGGGAGCACCCCATCCACCGCTGGCGCCGTCGGCTCGTGCGGTCGGTGCGACCGTAG
- a CDS encoding Ku protein, translated as MRAIWSGAITFGLVNVPVKLYSATEDHDVKLHQVHDRDGGRIRYQRRCEVCGKVVDYEHIDKAFDDGERTVVLTDEDFDALPAEKSREIDVVEFVPTEQIDPIRFDRSYYLEPASKSTKAYTLLRRTLEETNRTAIVHFALRQKTRLGALRVHDDVLVLQALLWDDEVREASFPSLDERVSISAKELEMSEELIRSFESDFEPERFSDNYQDQLRKLIEAKLDSGEAIDTETTLGEKPEGEDGGEVLDLMDALRRSIDKSRAAGGQEKKKGGRPPRAAKPRDTAASG; from the coding sequence ATGCGAGCGATCTGGAGTGGCGCAATCACCTTTGGCCTCGTCAACGTGCCGGTGAAGCTCTACAGCGCCACCGAGGATCACGACGTGAAGCTGCACCAGGTGCACGATCGCGACGGCGGGCGCATCCGCTACCAGCGGCGCTGCGAGGTGTGCGGCAAGGTCGTCGACTACGAGCACATCGACAAGGCTTTCGATGACGGCGAACGAACGGTGGTGCTCACCGACGAGGACTTCGATGCGCTTCCGGCGGAGAAGAGCCGGGAGATCGACGTCGTCGAGTTCGTTCCAACCGAGCAGATCGACCCGATCAGGTTCGACCGCAGCTACTACCTCGAGCCGGCGTCGAAGTCCACCAAGGCGTACACCCTGCTGCGTCGTACGCTTGAGGAGACCAACCGCACCGCCATCGTGCATTTCGCGCTGCGACAGAAGACCAGGCTCGGGGCCTTGCGGGTGCACGACGACGTGCTCGTTCTGCAGGCGCTGCTGTGGGATGACGAGGTGCGCGAAGCATCGTTCCCGTCACTCGACGAGCGCGTGTCGATCTCGGCGAAGGAACTCGAGATGTCGGAGGAGCTCATCCGCAGCTTCGAGTCTGACTTCGAGCCGGAGCGGTTCAGCGACAACTACCAGGACCAGTTGCGCAAGCTCATCGAGGCGAAACTCGACAGCGGCGAAGCGATCGACACGGAGACGACCCTCGGGGAGAAACCCGAGGGCGAGGACGGCGGCGAGGTGCTCGATCTCATGGACGCGCTGCGCAGGAGCATCGACAAGTCACGCGCCGCGGGCGGCCAGGAGAAGAAGAAGGGCGGGCGACCGCCCCGGGCGGCCAAGCCGAGAGACACGGCGGCTTCCGGTTAG
- a CDS encoding DUF6328 family protein, translating into MSPAHAAEEPATAGPNTENHGFEPGNASNDPEPERLRRNWNEILQELRVTQTGSQIITGFLLTLPFQQRFSELDTFQVSVYLVLVVLAALTTSVSLLPVSVHRTLFRRGAKDELVGVGNRVLKVVLVGVATVLAGTVLLIFDVVLGRTAGFIAGGFLLALMIGTAVTLPIVSNRLGVSPDQQRGEGGGPGPEKER; encoded by the coding sequence ATGAGCCCAGCCCACGCCGCCGAGGAGCCTGCTACCGCGGGGCCGAACACTGAAAACCACGGTTTCGAGCCCGGTAACGCCTCCAACGATCCCGAGCCGGAACGGCTGCGGCGCAACTGGAACGAAATCCTTCAGGAGCTGCGGGTCACCCAGACTGGATCCCAGATCATCACGGGATTCCTGCTCACGCTCCCGTTCCAGCAGCGCTTCAGCGAGCTCGACACCTTCCAGGTCAGCGTGTACCTCGTGCTCGTAGTGCTCGCCGCCCTGACGACCAGCGTGTCGCTCCTGCCGGTGAGTGTGCACCGCACCCTCTTCCGGCGCGGGGCCAAGGATGAGCTTGTCGGCGTGGGCAATCGCGTCCTCAAGGTCGTGCTCGTCGGCGTTGCGACGGTGCTCGCGGGAACGGTGCTGCTGATTTTCGATGTGGTGCTCGGGCGCACCGCCGGTTTCATCGCAGGAGGGTTCCTGCTCGCGCTCATGATCGGCACCGCCGTGACCCTGCCGATCGTGTCGAATCGGCTTGGCGTCAGCCCCGACCAGCAGCGCGGAGAGGGCGGCGGACCTGGCCCTGAGAAGGAGCGGTGA